One window from the genome of Leptolyngbyaceae cyanobacterium encodes:
- a CDS encoding response regulator yields the protein MKTLGSILVIDDEPNNLRLLTEVLSAQGYLVRPLRDSKLALAAVRAEPPDLILLDIMMPPPDGYEVCAQFKLDEKSRNIPIVFLSALHETFDKVKAFSVGGVDYITKPFQIEETIARIENQLNISRLQKQLEAQNERLKEEIRERQLMEEKLRSSQAEMRGFFEAMADIVLMVDRQGNTIKVAPTNPERLYSYDLDIVGETVKQFFSEDREKFCHYVEEALEKQQVVNYEYSLMVGDRLLWFAASISPTSEDTVAWVARDISDRKAAEQALKISEERFNLAISGTNDGIWDWNVKTDRVYYSPAWMQILGYREGELPQNFSTWPERVHPEDLSALLADLQGHLDGKTAVYQNIHRMKHKDGRWLWVEAKGKCFWDEAGRPYRAIGTLTDITQRKQVEEALRESAEREKALSTVIQKMRQSLDIQTIFDTTTFELRQALKCDRVLVYQFEPDWNGKIVAESVSHQWNSLLQCCQPILTNCPITDGNCALKSLSNPKIFLQDTYLQQTRGGIYNQGIHYLAVSDIYQANFANCYIELLEQLQAKAYIIVPIFCNNQLWGLLATYQNKTSRQWKETEISIVLHIGHQLGIALQQAELLAQTQQQSEALQKAVLAADAANRAKSEFLASMSHELRTPLNAILGFSQMMSRDNSLSDKHQKNLSIINRAGEHLLTLIDDILELSKIEAGRTTFNESSFNLTQMLDNLEKMLQLKAANKGLNLIFEYGSDLPYYVKTDEGKLRQVLLNLLGNAIKFTEQGLVTLRTSLVEDPKEKSTIDEENKLKLHFEIEDTGPGINPAEIHLLFEEFGQTLLGRKTEQGTGLGLPISKKYVQLMGGNITVTSQPGQGSLFAFDIQISLTDPSEIPPERPQRQIIRLARNQPEYRILIVDDVLESRLLLTTLLSSIGFSIGEAENGQEAVKIWENWQPHLVVMDMRMPVMNGYEATKQIRAIENHRRQQGKIFCALQHRTVIIALTASAFEEQKKEFLAVGCDDFIRKPFQAESLLEKFHFFLGVKYEYQSETEQIIEQSKKIETTVSETDLLILLTDMPREWRLEMYNAATTCSDDMVLELIQQIPAEKADLAKTLTHLVDNFQFGVIIKLTQV from the coding sequence ATGAAAACGTTAGGTAGTATTTTAGTAATTGATGATGAGCCGAATAACTTGCGCTTGTTGACAGAAGTTTTGAGCGCACAAGGATATCTCGTTCGCCCGCTCCGCGATAGCAAATTAGCTTTGGCAGCAGTACGGGCAGAGCCTCCAGATTTGATTTTACTTGACATCATGATGCCACCGCCAGACGGCTATGAAGTTTGCGCTCAATTTAAATTAGATGAAAAAAGCCGTAATATTCCGATCGTTTTTTTAAGCGCTCTTCATGAAACTTTTGATAAGGTAAAAGCCTTTTCAGTGGGAGGAGTTGACTATATTACCAAGCCTTTTCAAATCGAAGAAACGATCGCCAGAATTGAAAATCAATTAAATATTTCCAGACTACAAAAACAGCTAGAAGCCCAAAACGAGCGGTTAAAAGAAGAGATTCGAGAACGGCAACTAATGGAAGAAAAATTGCGGTCTTCTCAAGCAGAAATGCGCGGATTTTTTGAAGCGATGGCTGATATTGTATTAATGGTAGATCGGCAGGGAAATACGATTAAAGTCGCGCCCACTAATCCAGAAAGATTGTATTCATACGATCTTGACATCGTGGGAGAAACGGTTAAACAGTTTTTTAGTGAAGACCGGGAGAAATTTTGTCACTACGTTGAGGAAGCTCTAGAAAAGCAGCAAGTGGTGAATTACGAGTATAGTTTGATGGTGGGCGATCGACTACTTTGGTTTGCGGCGAGCATTTCGCCCACCTCAGAAGATACGGTAGCTTGGGTAGCCCGTGACATTAGCGATCGCAAAGCCGCCGAACAAGCACTCAAAATCAGCGAAGAACGCTTCAACCTAGCGATATCCGGGACAAATGACGGCATATGGGATTGGAACGTAAAAACCGATCGCGTTTATTACTCCCCAGCTTGGATGCAAATCTTAGGCTACCGAGAAGGAGAACTGCCACAAAATTTTAGCACTTGGCCAGAGCGGGTACACCCGGAAGATTTATCAGCCTTACTAGCAGACTTGCAAGGGCATCTTGATGGTAAAACAGCAGTTTACCAAAATATCCACCGCATGAAACACAAAGATGGCCGCTGGCTGTGGGTGGAAGCAAAAGGGAAATGTTTCTGGGACGAAGCCGGCAGACCCTACAGAGCGATCGGTACTCTCACCGATATTACCCAACGCAAACAAGTAGAAGAAGCCTTGCGGGAAAGTGCAGAACGAGAAAAAGCACTATCCACGGTTATTCAAAAAATGCGCCAAAGCTTGGATATTCAAACCATTTTCGATACGACTACGTTTGAACTGCGTCAAGCGCTAAAATGCGATCGGGTTTTAGTTTATCAATTCGAGCCGGACTGGAACGGCAAAATAGTTGCCGAATCAGTCTCCCATCAGTGGAATTCCTTGCTGCAATGCTGCCAACCAATCCTCACCAATTGTCCCATTACTGATGGTAATTGCGCCCTCAAAAGCCTGAGCAATCCGAAAATATTCTTGCAAGATACGTACTTGCAACAAACCAGAGGAGGCATCTACAATCAAGGCATTCATTACCTAGCCGTTTCCGATATCTACCAAGCAAACTTCGCCAATTGCTACATCGAACTTTTAGAACAACTGCAAGCCAAAGCCTACATCATCGTTCCCATATTCTGCAATAACCAACTTTGGGGATTACTGGCAACTTATCAAAATAAAACCTCTCGCCAATGGAAAGAAACCGAAATTTCCATCGTGCTGCATATTGGCCATCAATTAGGAATAGCCCTTCAACAAGCCGAATTACTTGCCCAAACTCAACAGCAATCAGAAGCACTACAAAAAGCCGTCCTAGCCGCCGACGCAGCCAACCGCGCTAAAAGCGAATTTCTCGCTTCCATGAGCCACGAATTGCGAACACCGCTTAATGCCATTCTCGGCTTTAGCCAAATGATGAGCCGCGATAATTCCCTCAGTGACAAACATCAAAAAAACTTGTCAATTATCAATCGCGCTGGCGAACATTTATTAACCCTGATCGATGATATTTTAGAACTTTCTAAAATCGAAGCAGGTCGAACCACCTTCAATGAAAGCAGCTTTAACTTAACTCAAATGCTGGATAATTTAGAAAAGATGTTGCAACTAAAAGCTGCCAATAAAGGATTGAACTTAATCTTTGAATATGGTTCAGACCTACCTTATTATGTCAAAACTGACGAAGGAAAATTACGTCAAGTATTGCTGAATCTGTTGGGAAATGCGATTAAATTTACCGAGCAAGGACTGGTAACTTTGCGAACATCGCTAGTCGAAGATCCCAAAGAAAAATCAACCATTGATGAAGAAAACAAACTGAAACTTCACTTTGAAATTGAAGACACTGGGCCGGGTATTAACCCCGCCGAAATTCACCTACTATTTGAAGAATTCGGCCAAACTTTATTAGGTAGAAAAACCGAGCAAGGAACTGGTTTAGGTCTACCAATTAGCAAAAAATACGTGCAATTAATGGGTGGAAATATTACCGTTACCAGTCAACCGGGTCAAGGAAGTTTATTTGCTTTCGACATTCAAATTAGCTTAACCGACCCGAGCGAAATCCCGCCAGAGCGACCCCAACGCCAAATTATTCGTTTAGCACGAAATCAGCCAGAATATAGAATTTTAATTGTTGACGATGTTTTAGAAAGTCGTCTTTTATTAACTACCTTATTATCATCTATTGGCTTTTCGATCGGAGAAGCCGAAAACGGTCAAGAAGCCGTCAAAATTTGGGAAAATTGGCAACCTCATTTAGTTGTCATGGATATGCGAATGCCCGTAATGAATGGTTACGAAGCAACTAAGCAAATCAGAGCCATAGAAAATCATCGGCGACAGCAAGGAAAAATCTTCTGTGCGCTCCAGCATCGCACCGTGATTATTGCTTTGACTGCCAGTGCTTTCGAGGAACAAAAAAAAGAATTTTTAGCGGTGGGTTGCGATGATTTCATTCGCAAACCTTTTCAGGCTGAATCTTTATTAGAAAAATTTCACTTTTTTTTAGGGGTTAAATATGAATATCAATCAGAAACCGAACAGATAATAGAGCAATCTAAAAAGATAGAGACTACAGTATCAGAAACAGATTTGTTAATTTTATTAACTGATATGCCACGGGAGTGGCGATTGGAGATGTATAATGCTGCTACTACTTGCAGCGATGATATGGTTTTGGAATTAATTCAGCAAATTCCCGCTGAAAAAGCTGATTTAGCTAAAACTCTCACCCATTTAGTTGATAACTTCCAGTTTGGCGTAATTATTAAATTAACTCAAGTCTAG
- a CDS encoding response regulator — protein MELISKERGKSIILLVDDKPENLRVLSQILTHHGYDVRKSSDGQTAITACKKILPDLILLDIMMPNLDGYQVCKHLKANEETRNIPIIFISALEDVGNKIEAFKVGGVDYITKPFQVEEVVARVTNQLTIRHLHYKLAEKNAQLEKLNEELKKSNAELEQFAYTASHDLKSPLQAILGYAHGLNWKYEQQLDIEGKRYIEQIIHSAWRMKRLIDDLLEYSKVGTHYEEFELVDCLSVLEEALANLEEDISASHARITHSELPKVMGDRTQLMQLFQNLISNAIKFRRPEVTPEIFISANQKDKSEWLFAVRDNGIGMESHDFDRIFQIFQRLHSYKEYPGTGIGMTICKKIVERHGGRIWLESQVGVGTIFYFTIH, from the coding sequence ATGGAATTGATTTCAAAAGAACGAGGAAAAAGTATTATTTTGTTAGTTGATGATAAGCCAGAAAACCTCCGCGTTTTATCGCAAATACTAACACATCACGGTTACGATGTTCGGAAATCTTCAGATGGTCAAACGGCTATTACCGCCTGTAAAAAAATATTACCAGATTTGATTTTACTGGATATCATGATGCCCAATTTAGATGGTTATCAAGTTTGCAAACATTTAAAAGCGAATGAGGAAACTCGGAATATCCCCATAATTTTTATTAGTGCGCTCGAAGATGTGGGGAACAAAATCGAAGCTTTTAAGGTGGGTGGGGTAGACTACATCACTAAGCCATTTCAAGTTGAAGAAGTAGTCGCTCGCGTCACCAATCAATTAACTATTCGCCACTTGCACTATAAATTAGCTGAAAAAAATGCCCAGTTAGAAAAGTTAAATGAAGAATTGAAAAAATCGAATGCCGAATTGGAACAATTTGCTTATACTGCTTCCCACGATCTCAAATCACCTCTCCAAGCAATTCTAGGTTACGCTCACGGTTTAAACTGGAAATACGAACAACAATTAGATATAGAAGGTAAGCGATACATCGAGCAAATTATTCATTCCGCTTGGCGGATGAAACGGTTAATTGACGACTTACTAGAATATTCCAAGGTAGGAACTCATTATGAAGAATTTGAGTTGGTTGATTGCTTGAGCGTGCTAGAAGAAGCGCTAGCTAATTTGGAGGAAGATATCTCCGCCAGTCATGCTCGTATTACCCATTCGGAATTGCCGAAAGTAATGGGCGATCGCACTCAATTAATGCAGCTATTTCAAAACTTAATTAGCAATGCAATTAAGTTTCGCCGTCCGGAAGTTACACCCGAAATATTTATTTCCGCAAATCAAAAAGACAAGTCTGAATGGCTATTTGCAGTACGTGATAATGGGATTGGTATGGAGTCTCATGATTTTGACCGAATTTTTCAAATCTTCCAACGCCTCCATAGTTATAAAGAATATCCCGGTACTGGTATTGGCATGACTATTTGTAAAAAAATTGTCGAACGTCATGGAGGGCGGATCTGGTTGGAATCTCAGGTAGGCGTAGGAACAATTTTTTACTTTACTATCCACTGA
- a CDS encoding AAA family ATPase — protein sequence MSKNPQQLGEFSAVLGGKNTPHGALVQQLDLMIRARYPLLYIVTAEEEPVDEVLQQLIQQQNQRKLLSWDIVRGWDDNGADKGSIMPALARIAKSIEQPDTTIFVLRDLHPYLKMHYPYSDKHSAVVRELRNLTGSLKRSRQTLILISHTLELPAELREETTVIDFPLPDVQEIDYIITNTVKPEKLNVSGLAKEQLIKACQGLSRARINRVLAKALVGDKQKVDDTVIDAVLEEKKQAIRQTEILEFFKTTESLKTVGGLENLKQWVRMRKDTFTEEARKYGIPNPKGVLLVGIQGTGKSLSAKTIAHEWRLPLLRLDTGRLFGGIVGESESRVRQMIKISEAIAPCVLWIDEIDKAFGNISGGVDGDSGTSRRVFGSLITWMQEKTTPVFIVATANNVRILPAELLRKGRFDEIFFLNLPTELERQEIFKVHLQKLRPSRMRDFDLTLLARSSKNFSGAEIEQVIIDAMYRAFGDRKDFTTLDILRAIEDTVPLAAIARHQIDELKLWAAEAGARTASNDTRLMEELKQFSIPKDIGPLEVD from the coding sequence ATGAGTAAAAATCCGCAGCAACTAGGAGAATTTTCTGCCGTTTTAGGCGGTAAGAATACTCCTCATGGCGCATTAGTGCAACAACTCGATTTAATGATTCGGGCGCGTTACCCGCTGCTGTACATCGTGACGGCTGAAGAAGAACCTGTTGATGAAGTATTGCAACAACTAATTCAACAGCAAAATCAACGTAAATTATTGAGTTGGGATATCGTGCGAGGCTGGGATGATAATGGGGCGGATAAGGGTTCTATTATGCCTGCTTTAGCGAGAATTGCGAAGTCGATCGAGCAGCCGGATACTACTATTTTCGTGCTGCGGGATTTGCATCCTTATTTAAAAATGCACTATCCTTACAGCGATAAACATTCGGCAGTAGTGCGAGAATTGCGAAATCTCACCGGATCTTTAAAACGTTCCCGCCAAACTTTAATTTTGATTTCTCACACTCTAGAATTACCTGCTGAATTAAGAGAAGAAACTACGGTGATCGATTTTCCGCTGCCAGACGTGCAGGAAATTGATTACATAATTACTAATACGGTAAAACCGGAAAAATTAAACGTTAGCGGATTAGCAAAAGAGCAGCTAATTAAAGCTTGTCAAGGTTTGAGTAGAGCGAGAATTAACCGGGTATTAGCAAAAGCTTTAGTGGGAGATAAACAAAAAGTAGATGACACGGTGATCGATGCTGTATTGGAGGAGAAAAAACAAGCGATTCGCCAAACGGAAATTTTAGAATTTTTCAAAACAACCGAATCTTTAAAAACGGTTGGGGGATTGGAAAACCTCAAGCAGTGGGTGCGGATGCGGAAGGATACTTTTACTGAAGAAGCTAGAAAATACGGAATTCCTAATCCGAAAGGGGTATTACTGGTTGGTATTCAAGGTACGGGTAAATCTCTTTCCGCGAAAACAATTGCTCATGAATGGCGCTTACCTTTGTTGCGTTTAGATACCGGGCGATTGTTTGGGGGAATTGTGGGTGAAAGTGAAAGCCGGGTGCGCCAGATGATTAAAATATCGGAGGCAATTGCTCCTTGTGTTTTATGGATCGATGAAATTGATAAAGCATTTGGCAATATATCTGGTGGCGTGGATGGCGATTCGGGTACTTCTCGACGGGTGTTTGGTAGTTTAATTACTTGGATGCAGGAAAAAACTACTCCGGTTTTTATCGTGGCAACTGCTAATAACGTGCGAATTTTACCTGCGGAATTGTTGCGAAAGGGGAGATTTGATGAAATTTTCTTTTTGAATTTACCAACTGAGTTGGAAAGGCAAGAAATTTTTAAGGTACATTTGCAAAAGTTGCGCCCTAGTCGGATGCGGGATTTCGATTTGACGCTGTTGGCGAGAAGTTCTAAAAATTTCAGCGGTGCGGAAATCGAGCAAGTAATTATCGATGCCATGTATCGGGCGTTTGGTGACCGGAAAGATTTTACCACTTTGGATATTTTACGGGCTATTGAAGATACGGTTCCGCTGGCTGCGATCGCGCGTCACCAAATCGATGAATTAAAGCTGTGGGCGGCGGAAGCTGGGGCGAGAACGGCATCTAACGATACTCGTTTAATGGAGGAGTTGAAACAATTTAGCATCCCGAAGGATATTGGCCCATTAGAAGTGGATTGA
- a CDS encoding DUF1257 domain-containing protein: MSHFTAIKTEIRDVKALVKALEDLGFQDKIEVREEAQGLYGFQGDLRPETAEVIIRRKYLGAASNDIGFKKQEDGTYEAVISSYDRAYNYSQHWINQLTQRYGYHLLMAVAPEQGFTIEEQEILEDGTIRLVVGRWV; this comes from the coding sequence ATGTCACATTTTACTGCCATTAAAACTGAAATCCGCGATGTAAAAGCGCTGGTTAAAGCATTAGAAGATTTGGGATTTCAAGATAAAATTGAAGTTCGCGAAGAAGCGCAGGGACTTTACGGTTTTCAAGGTGATTTGCGTCCGGAAACCGCAGAGGTAATTATTCGCCGCAAATATTTAGGTGCTGCAAGTAACGACATTGGCTTTAAGAAGCAGGAAGATGGTACTTACGAAGCAGTGATCTCTTCTTACGATCGCGCTTACAATTATTCTCAGCACTGGATAAACCAACTAACTCAGCGTTATGGTTATCACCTACTAATGGCGGTAGCGCCGGAACAAGGATTTACCATTGAAGAACAAGAAATTTTAGAAGATGGTACGATTCGATTAGTTGTCGGACGCTGGGTGTAG
- a CDS encoding DUF1257 domain-containing protein has product MSHFSTIKVEIKNGEILHETLKELGYEVECNTYVRGYEGDRTEAEYVIRQRNGYDLGFRRNGENYELVADFWGARIDRQQFINAINQKYAHKTLMTTVKEQGFNVEEEETLADGTVRVVVARWV; this is encoded by the coding sequence ATGTCTCACTTTAGCACTATCAAAGTTGAAATCAAAAATGGAGAGATTTTACATGAAACTTTAAAAGAATTGGGATATGAAGTAGAGTGTAATACATACGTGCGGGGATATGAAGGCGATCGCACGGAAGCTGAATACGTGATTAGACAGCGAAATGGCTACGATCTGGGTTTTCGCCGCAACGGGGAAAATTATGAATTAGTAGCCGATTTTTGGGGCGCGAGAATCGATCGACAGCAGTTTATTAACGCGATTAACCAAAAATACGCCCACAAAACTTTGATGACGACTGTCAAAGAGCAAGGTTTTAACGTAGAGGAAGAAGAAACCTTGGCAGATGGGACAGTGCGGGTAGTTGTAGCAAGGTGGGTGTAA
- a CDS encoding GUN4 domain-containing protein yields the protein MENNTNQPRENDAVLGGQNLPISAAVLGGLAAVKQRFASPVLEQKIAALKDAVKYGDPGVDFVIEALGNPIEEINNAAYLLLQEKASSKGKEALLNLEYRRLESLLATTQWQKADGVTSDIMLLTCNRKKAGYLEVKDLENFPCDRLRMLDELWMKYSKKRFGFSVQKSIWEKVGGTSVPNWDVWCRFGKKTGWYVKGNWLFWNDLSFSLNAPMGHLPRGGAFSGWGLGDFWTGCRMFSCLSSRLESCAIVPTKLKKNQKSSFDFWNFIKH from the coding sequence ATGGAAAATAACACTAATCAGCCTAGAGAAAACGATGCCGTACTAGGAGGGCAAAATCTACCAATAAGTGCGGCTGTTTTGGGAGGATTGGCAGCAGTTAAACAGCGTTTTGCCAGCCCGGTTTTGGAGCAAAAAATAGCTGCTTTAAAAGATGCGGTTAAATACGGAGATCCGGGTGTAGATTTCGTAATTGAAGCTTTGGGAAATCCGATAGAAGAAATTAATAATGCAGCTTATCTGTTACTGCAAGAGAAGGCGTCATCAAAAGGAAAAGAAGCATTATTAAATTTGGAATATCGGCGTTTAGAAAGTTTACTCGCTACAACCCAATGGCAGAAAGCAGATGGAGTAACATCCGATATAATGTTACTTACTTGCAATCGTAAAAAAGCCGGATATTTAGAAGTTAAAGACTTAGAAAATTTTCCTTGCGATCGCTTACGGATGCTCGATGAATTGTGGATGAAATACAGCAAAAAACGCTTTGGCTTTAGCGTTCAAAAGTCTATCTGGGAGAAGGTGGGAGGGACATCCGTTCCCAACTGGGACGTTTGGTGTCGTTTTGGTAAAAAAACAGGTTGGTACGTAAAAGGTAATTGGCTTTTTTGGAACGATCTTTCTTTTAGTTTAAATGCGCCGATGGGACATTTACCTCGTGGTGGTGCATTTTCAGGTTGGGGTTTGGGGGATTTTTGGACGGGTTGCCGAATGTTTTCTTGTCTATCTTCCAGGTTAGAAAGTTGCGCGATCGTGCCGACAAAGCTAAAAAAGAATCAAAAAAGCAGCTTTGATTTCTGGAATTTCATAAAACATTAG